Proteins encoded in a region of the bacterium genome:
- a CDS encoding GAF domain-containing protein encodes MLRLRAICHLLKDNVPHYDWVGFYFVNPENGNELVLGPFAGEPTEHTRIPYGSGICGRVAISKEPLVIQDVSKEDNYLSCSVSVRSEIVMPIFRDGKFVGELDIDSHMLAPFERGDLDFLGRVSTLLANLI; translated from the coding sequence ATGCTGCGCCTGCGGGCGATCTGCCATCTGCTGAAAGACAACGTGCCGCACTACGATTGGGTCGGCTTCTACTTCGTCAATCCTGAAAACGGGAACGAGCTCGTCCTCGGCCCGTTCGCCGGCGAGCCGACGGAGCACACGCGCATACCGTACGGCAGCGGAATATGCGGCCGCGTCGCGATTTCCAAGGAGCCGCTCGTCATCCAGGACGTTTCAAAAGAGGATAATTACTTGTCGTGCAGCGTATCGGTGCGGTCGGAAATCGTGATGCCGATATTTCGAGACGGCAAATTTGTGGGCGAACTGGATATAGACTCGCACATGCTCGCGCCGTTCGAGCGCGGCGATTTGGACTTCCTCGGGCGCGTCAGTACGCTGCTTGCAAACTTGATTTAG
- a CDS encoding cytochrome ubiquinol oxidase subunit I, translating into MELDAGFLSRLQFGITIAFHYLFPPLSIGLGVLLVIFEGLYLKTGNKTYELLTKFWIKIFAITFGMGVASGIVMEFQFGTNWSRYSRYVGDIFGSALAAEGVFAFFLESGFLAVLVFGWNRVSPRMHFFSTCMVSLGSIFSAIWIIVANSWQQTPAGFHVVDGPNGLRAEITDFWAVVFSPSSMIRLAHVISGALILGAFVVMSIGAYYILKNVHADFAKRGFAIALFVALFASLSQPFLGHYHAIVVAKHQPAKLAAFEAVYETTDRAPLYLWGFPDDASKSVKGSVAIPGMLSWLVHGDANATIPGLNEFSKDERPPVAVPFYSYHVMVALGMYFIALTLIGAILYFAKRLFGLRWLMWIFVFSVIGPYLANQLGWIAAEVGRQPWAVHGLLRTDEAFSVSVAGGDVLASIIIFSILYAILLALYIYVLDRRIKAGPGVFEGPEETGPYMPEAIPPYLEASPEGGKG; encoded by the coding sequence ATGGAACTCGATGCCGGATTTCTTTCCCGGCTCCAGTTCGGGATCACGATTGCTTTTCATTATCTCTTTCCGCCGCTTTCGATAGGACTCGGCGTGCTGCTTGTCATTTTCGAGGGTCTGTACCTGAAAACCGGGAACAAAACCTATGAATTATTGACGAAATTCTGGATCAAGATTTTCGCGATCACATTCGGGATGGGAGTTGCATCCGGCATCGTAATGGAGTTTCAGTTCGGCACCAATTGGTCTCGCTACTCCCGGTATGTCGGAGACATTTTCGGCAGCGCGCTGGCGGCCGAAGGCGTGTTCGCGTTTTTCCTCGAATCGGGATTTCTTGCCGTTCTCGTTTTCGGCTGGAACCGCGTCTCGCCGCGGATGCACTTTTTTTCGACGTGCATGGTGTCTCTCGGCTCCATCTTTTCGGCAATCTGGATTATCGTGGCCAATTCCTGGCAGCAGACGCCGGCGGGATTTCACGTTGTGGACGGCCCGAACGGTTTGCGCGCGGAAATCACGGATTTCTGGGCGGTCGTTTTCAGCCCGTCTTCCATGATCAGGCTGGCTCATGTAATTTCCGGCGCGCTCATCCTCGGCGCGTTCGTCGTTATGAGCATCGGCGCGTACTACATCCTCAAGAACGTTCATGCCGATTTCGCGAAGCGGGGATTCGCCATCGCGCTGTTCGTTGCGCTGTTCGCGTCGCTTTCCCAGCCATTCCTCGGCCATTACCACGCCATTGTCGTTGCAAAGCACCAGCCGGCCAAGCTGGCCGCATTCGAGGCGGTTTACGAAACGACGGACCGCGCGCCGCTTTACTTGTGGGGATTTCCGGACGACGCGTCCAAATCGGTCAAGGGGAGCGTCGCCATTCCCGGCATGCTCTCGTGGTTGGTTCACGGCGACGCGAATGCGACGATTCCGGGGCTCAACGAATTCAGCAAAGACGAGCGTCCTCCTGTGGCCGTGCCCTTTTACAGCTATCACGTGATGGTCGCGCTGGGGATGTATTTCATCGCACTCACGCTTATCGGCGCGATTCTGTATTTCGCCAAAAGGCTGTTTGGTTTGCGATGGTTGATGTGGATTTTCGTCTTTTCGGTAATTGGCCCGTATCTGGCCAACCAACTCGGCTGGATCGCCGCGGAAGTCGGGCGCCAGCCATGGGCGGTTCATGGCCTGCTCCGCACCGACGAGGCGTTTTCCGTTTCCGTCGCGGGAGGCGACGTGCTTGCGTCGATAATCATATTTTCCATTCTTTACGCGATTCTCCTCGCGCTTTACATTTACGTTCTGGACAGGAGGATAAAGGCCGGGCCAGGGGTGTTCGAAGGGCCGGAGGAAACCGGGCCGTACATGCCGGAGGCGATTCCACCGTATCTTGAAGCATCGCCGGAAGGAGGAAAAGGTTAA
- the cydB gene encoding cytochrome d ubiquinol oxidase subunit II, translating into MNLDLNLIWFVLLGVLLTGYAILDGFDLGVGILHLFAKGDTERRIFMNAIGPVWDGNEVWLVTFGGALFAAFPEAYATAFSGFYIPFMILLFALIFRAVAMEFRSKENMTWWRKTFDRAFFAASLVATLLFGVAVGNMMLGIPIGPGFEYEGTMLDLLRPYALLVGLFTVSLFAMHGAIYLYLKTEGALQMRVRRWIWRAFFVFLLFFATTTAVTLIHVPTALYNFTHFPWAWIVVALTALAIANIPRCIHFDKPGWAFVSSACTIAAMVFLFGIAVFPDMILSSLDPEYSLTIYNAASSEKTLGIMLVIAAVGMPIVLAYTSIIYYIFRGKVKIDRFSY; encoded by the coding sequence ATGAACCTTGACCTTAATCTTATCTGGTTCGTGCTGCTCGGCGTTTTGTTGACCGGATACGCGATTTTGGACGGATTCGACCTGGGCGTCGGCATCCTTCACTTGTTCGCCAAAGGCGACACCGAGCGCAGGATATTCATGAACGCTATCGGCCCGGTGTGGGACGGCAACGAAGTGTGGCTGGTTACATTCGGCGGCGCGCTTTTCGCGGCGTTTCCGGAAGCTTATGCAACCGCTTTTTCGGGATTCTACATTCCTTTCATGATTCTTTTGTTCGCGCTTATATTCCGCGCGGTGGCGATGGAATTCCGCAGCAAGGAAAATATGACCTGGTGGAGGAAGACGTTCGATCGCGCGTTCTTCGCCGCGAGCTTGGTCGCGACGCTTTTGTTCGGCGTCGCGGTCGGAAACATGATGCTGGGAATCCCTATTGGTCCGGGCTTCGAGTACGAAGGGACGATGCTCGACCTGCTGCGGCCTTACGCCTTGCTTGTCGGGCTGTTCACGGTGTCGCTTTTCGCGATGCACGGCGCGATTTATCTGTATCTCAAAACGGAGGGCGCGCTTCAAATGCGCGTGCGGCGCTGGATTTGGCGCGCGTTTTTCGTTTTCCTTCTCTTCTTCGCGACAACAACGGCGGTGACTCTAATCCATGTTCCAACCGCGCTTTACAACTTCACGCATTTCCCCTGGGCGTGGATCGTCGTCGCGCTCACAGCGCTCGCGATAGCGAATATTCCCAGGTGCATCCACTTTGACAAGCCCGGCTGGGCGTTCGTAAGCAGCGCCTGCACGATCGCGGCGATGGTGTTCCTTTTCGGTATCGCGGTTTTCCCGGACATGATCCTGTCGTCGCTCGACCCCGAATACAGCCTGACGATATACAACGCGGCCAGCTCGGAAAAAACGCTTGGAATAATGCTCGTGATTGCGGCCGTCGGCATGCCCATCGTCCTGGCGTACACCTCGATTATTTATTACATCTTCAGAGGAAAAGTGAAGATTGACAGGTTCAGCTATTAA